In Primulina huaijiensis isolate GDHJ02 chromosome 4, ASM1229523v2, whole genome shotgun sequence, a genomic segment contains:
- the LOC140975502 gene encoding UDP-glycosyltransferase 90A1-like gives MGSLSCPHFAIFPFFSQGHTIPLLYLCRLLRRRSVVVTLFTTAGNSPRIRAFLQDIDVSIVELPFPQNIEGVPPGVENTDQLSYGSSFLPFVRATEQMQESFEKALETLQPPASCVVSDSFLWWTLKSAQKIGVPRLGFFGMGNFSATMYQILGRFSPHAGTDSVDEPFSMTDFPEIKLTRNDFEPPFGDINPSGPFVDFMMECIIALAMSNGLIVNSFYELESRYTDYWNKNLGPKAWNIGPLCLAAEPPENNISKNSSYLRWLDEKLDKGEPVLYVSFGTQAEISPEQFLEIAEGLEKSEVSFLWALRSKGLDFLPDFESRVKGRGLVAKEWVDQSKILQHDGVKGFLSHCGWNSVMESISAGVPILAMPFMAEQHLNARFVADEIGVGLRILSRDGSVRGYVEAEEVEMKARELMGCGKVAEEVSKRVAEWGRAAHDAMKEGGSSWLTLDLLIEGVMGKSTD, from the coding sequence ATGGGTTCGCTTTCCTGCCCACACTTTGCCATCTTCCCTTTCTTCTCCCAAGGCCACACCATCCCTCTCCTTTACCTCTGCCGCCTCCTACGGCGGCGCTCCGTCGTTGTCACTCTCTTCACCACCGCCGGGAACTCCCCGCGCATCCGCGCCTTCCTCCAAGACATCGATGTTTCCATTGTCGAACTCCCTTTCCCGCAGAACATAGAAGGTGTTCCTCCAGGTGTTGAAAACACTGATCAATTGTCATACGGGTCCTCCTTTCTCCCTTTCGTGAGAGCAACAGAACAGATGCAGGAGAGCTTCGAGAAAGCCCTGGAAACCCTCCAGCCTCCTGCTTCATGCGTCGTCTCCGATTCGTTTCTCTGGTGGACTCTGAAATCTGCGCAGAAAATCGGGGTGCCGAGGCTGGGTTTCTTCGGGATGGGGAACTTTTCAGCCACCATGTACCAAATATTGGGGAGATTCAGCCCACATGCGGGTACAGATTCAGTTGATGAGCCCTTTTCGATGACTGATTTTCCTGAGATAAAGTTGACAAGGAATGATTTTGAGCCACCGTTTGGTGATATTAATCCCTCGGGGCCTTTTGTGGATTTCATGATGGAGTGTATAATCGCTCTGGCAATGAGTAATGGTTTGATCGTGAACAGCTTTTACGAGCTGGAATCCCGTTATACGGATTACTGGAACAAGAACCTGGGGCCGAAAGCTTGGAATATCGGGCCACTCTGCTTGGCGGCGGAGCCGCCGGAGAATAATATATCGAAGAACTCGAGTTACCTGCGGTGGCTGGATGAAAAATTGGACAAGGGAGAACCCGTTTTGTATGTTTCGTTCGGTACACAAGCCGAAATATCACCTGAACAGTTTCTTGAAATTGCAGAAGGTTTGGAGAAATCGGAGGTAAGTTTCTTGTGGGCTTTGAGATCAAAAGGGTTGGATTTTCTGCCAGACTTTGAATCAAGGGTGAAGGGTAGAGGATTGGTAGCAAAAGAATGGGTTGATCAATCGAAAATCCTTCAACATGACGGGGTTAAAGGGTTTCTGAGTCACTGTGGGTGGAATTCTGTGATGGAAAGCATCTCCGCCGGAGTGCCGATACTGGCCATGCCATTTATGGCAGAACAGCATCTCAATGCAAGGTTTGTGGCGGATGAAATAGGGGTGGGACTGAGGATCTTGTCACGGGATGGGTCGGTGAGGGGTTACGTGGAGGCAGAGGAGGTGGAGATGAAGGCGAGGGAGCTAATGGGCTGCGGTAAGGTGGCGGAGGAGGTGAGTAAGAGGGTAGCTGAATGGGGACGAGCCGCGCATGACGCCATGAAAGAAGGCGGTTCTTCATGGCTCACGTTGGATTTACTGATTGAGGGCGTGATGGGAAAATCAACTGATTAA